A genomic region of Roseateles amylovorans contains the following coding sequences:
- a CDS encoding TIGR02270 family protein — protein MTAVIEDMVAQYAEQTAFLWTQRVRAVQSAGRDLASLADLDERLAAHLEGLYVAAAAGWRHAHRALQERPQGGEAFTAAALALQVGDAAGLDGVLALAPTQSMVIPGIAAAFGWVDPALLRGIVLDLIQSTCEVRRLIGVWALALHRVDPRASWAQLLADPSPTVRARALRLAGEVGALHQRDACLDGLTDDDANCRNWAAWSSALLGDRGRAIDALKSQAEQGAAGAGLDLLLQIQAPDEAHAWLKGLAGRGADLRVLLRASGRVGDPAYVPWLLSQMQQPATARLAGESFALITGADFREPGLRGRTPEGFEAGPNDDPEDPEVESDPDADLPWPDPQAAAKWWTEARHRLPSGQRRWLGQAPTRTHLLTMLTEATQRHRAVAATALALGTPGRPLFDVCAPAPRQRALLALSAG, from the coding sequence ATGACGGCAGTGATCGAGGACATGGTGGCGCAATATGCCGAGCAGACCGCCTTTCTCTGGACCCAGCGGGTGCGGGCCGTCCAGAGTGCCGGACGCGACCTGGCGTCGCTGGCCGATCTCGATGAGCGATTGGCTGCGCACCTGGAGGGTCTTTACGTCGCGGCGGCGGCCGGCTGGCGGCACGCCCACCGGGCCCTTCAGGAGAGGCCGCAAGGCGGGGAAGCGTTTACCGCAGCGGCGTTGGCCTTGCAGGTGGGGGATGCGGCAGGGCTCGACGGTGTGCTGGCCCTGGCACCCACACAGTCCATGGTGATTCCCGGCATCGCGGCTGCGTTTGGATGGGTGGATCCCGCCCTGTTGCGAGGCATCGTCCTGGACCTCATTCAATCCACCTGCGAGGTGCGTCGACTGATCGGAGTCTGGGCGCTGGCGCTGCACCGGGTGGACCCTCGGGCGTCTTGGGCACAGCTCTTGGCGGACCCGAGCCCGACGGTCCGCGCGCGCGCGTTGCGACTGGCCGGCGAGGTGGGGGCCCTGCACCAGCGCGATGCCTGTCTGGATGGCTTGACCGACGATGACGCCAACTGCCGGAACTGGGCCGCCTGGAGCAGTGCGCTGCTGGGTGACCGTGGTCGGGCGATCGACGCGTTGAAGTCGCAGGCCGAGCAAGGCGCCGCTGGCGCAGGTCTTGATCTTTTGCTTCAGATCCAGGCTCCCGACGAGGCGCATGCCTGGTTGAAAGGGCTGGCGGGCCGGGGCGCCGACCTGCGCGTGCTGTTGCGCGCCAGCGGTCGGGTGGGCGATCCTGCGTATGTGCCGTGGCTGCTCAGTCAGATGCAGCAGCCAGCGACGGCACGGCTGGCGGGTGAGAGCTTCGCCCTCATCACCGGCGCCGATTTCCGCGAGCCAGGGCTGCGAGGCCGGACACCGGAGGGCTTCGAGGCCGGGCCCAACGACGACCCAGAAGATCCTGAAGTCGAATCCGATCCAGATGCGGACCTGCCCTGGCCGGACCCGCAAGCCGCCGCCAAATGGTGGACGGAGGCCCGCCATCGGCTGCCTTCTGGCCAACGGCGATGGCTCGGCCAGGCGCCCACCCGTACCCACTTGCTCACCATGTTGACCGAAGCCACACAGCGACATCGCGCCGTGGCTGCGACCGCACTGGCGCTCGGCACACCCGGAAGGCCGCTGTTTGACGTCTGT
- a CDS encoding DUF2169 family type VI secretion system accessory protein, whose product MFDVELVNRTPFAALSHVQIDGAGQEVLVIVLCATFAAGDQHEDEDDGRLGLAAIQDPVRFVDEPRADPAFSSTAFESDIAPLKPRVDVLVHGHAHAPSGRAVGQIEVALRLSSIHKRLRVTGDRQSKNGRPAPFERLPLVYERAFGGTTAKGECCLENPVGIGFRGAASADPTVGSAWPNIEHAEAAHRFDSPVPAGFGIVARHWAPRLSLAGTYDAHWLDEVWPLPPGDFDPLFNQSAPLDQQIDRVTGGESVEIQHMTPSGRWHFRLPRLDVPIHLVHADHVERVPTRIDTVAIHTDRRTVTLKARVAIPRIRNRPPLLAVVLGHATPGWLLARQRLKVWQARPGFIDAAHAPCFHP is encoded by the coding sequence GTGTTCGATGTCGAGTTGGTCAACCGGACGCCGTTTGCCGCGCTCTCCCATGTTCAGATCGACGGGGCGGGACAGGAAGTGCTCGTCATCGTGCTGTGCGCCACATTCGCGGCCGGCGACCAGCACGAGGATGAAGACGACGGCCGATTGGGGCTCGCGGCGATTCAAGACCCGGTCCGGTTCGTTGACGAACCCCGCGCAGACCCGGCGTTCTCCAGCACGGCCTTCGAATCCGACATTGCGCCGCTGAAACCCCGTGTCGACGTGCTGGTCCACGGGCACGCGCATGCCCCGAGTGGCCGGGCGGTCGGTCAGATCGAGGTGGCACTCAGGCTGTCGAGCATTCACAAGCGCTTGAGAGTGACCGGTGACCGACAGTCGAAGAACGGCAGACCGGCGCCCTTCGAACGGCTCCCGCTGGTCTATGAGCGGGCCTTCGGCGGTACCACGGCCAAAGGCGAATGCTGCCTGGAGAACCCCGTCGGCATCGGCTTCCGAGGAGCGGCCTCGGCCGATCCCACGGTCGGGAGTGCATGGCCGAACATCGAGCATGCCGAGGCCGCCCACCGGTTCGACAGCCCGGTGCCGGCCGGTTTCGGCATCGTGGCGCGGCATTGGGCCCCGCGCCTGTCCCTGGCTGGCACCTACGACGCCCATTGGCTTGACGAGGTCTGGCCGCTCCCGCCCGGGGACTTCGATCCCTTGTTCAACCAGTCGGCGCCGCTTGACCAACAAATCGATCGGGTAACGGGGGGGGAGTCGGTCGAGATTCAACACATGACGCCCTCGGGAAGGTGGCACTTCCGATTGCCCAGGCTCGACGTCCCGATTCATCTTGTTCACGCCGATCACGTGGAGCGGGTCCCCACTCGCATCGATACCGTGGCCATTCACACCGACCGGAGAACGGTCACGCTGAAGGCGCGTGTGGCCATCCCGCGCATTCGCAACCGCCCCCCATTGCTCGCGGTGGTGCTGGGTCACGCCACGCCTGGCTGGTTGCTGGCACGCCAGCGGCTCAAGGTCTGGCAGGCACGTCCGGGCTTCATTGATGCCGCGCATGCGCCCTGTTTCCATCCTTGA